The following coding sequences are from one Rathayibacter sp. SW19 window:
- a CDS encoding VOC family protein, protein MTELPPPPDEIVLAHFIVSNGVERSRRFYTEVLGGRVAFSGSGGLTYVALSNSWITINVGGGPTDDKPTVTLATPDDPDRVSSFLNIRVKDIQAVYAEWSARGAQFLTPPKQHEYEIRCYIRDPDGHLIEVGQTTDPEGDWTPVRWPSSASDDDEDRPPLQR, encoded by the coding sequence ATGACCGAACTTCCACCACCGCCTGACGAAATCGTGCTGGCCCACTTCATCGTCTCGAACGGTGTCGAACGCTCTCGGCGCTTCTACACGGAAGTGCTCGGCGGCAGGGTCGCGTTTTCCGGCTCCGGAGGGTTGACGTACGTCGCATTGTCCAACAGCTGGATCACTATCAACGTCGGTGGAGGCCCGACCGACGACAAGCCCACCGTGACCCTGGCAACGCCCGACGATCCCGACCGGGTCAGCAGCTTCCTCAATATCCGGGTCAAAGACATCCAGGCTGTCTACGCGGAATGGAGCGCGCGCGGTGCTCAATTCCTGACGCCGCCGAAACAGCATGAGTACGAGATCCGCTGCTACATCCGCGACCCTGACGGGCATCTGATCGAAGTGGGCCAGACAACGGACCCGGAGGGGGACTGGACGCCCGTTCGCTGGCCATCGAGCGCGTCCGACGACGACGAGGATCGCCCTCCACTTCAACGCTGA
- a CDS encoding VOC family protein yields the protein MYLKLEVVVLPVTDVDRAKDFYQKLGFRLDADFSEGDEFRVVQLTPPQSEASIIFGSGVTDAVPGSLRGLQLTVYDIEEAREVLAQSGADISEVFHDAGGVFRHAGSTQRVPGPDPQHADYGSFAAFNDPDGNEWILQEIRNRLPGR from the coding sequence GTGTATCTCAAACTAGAAGTTGTCGTCCTGCCGGTGACCGATGTCGACCGCGCCAAGGATTTCTATCAGAAGCTGGGATTCAGACTGGATGCCGACTTCTCGGAAGGAGATGAGTTTCGAGTCGTGCAACTCACCCCACCGCAGTCCGAAGCTTCGATCATATTCGGATCAGGGGTCACTGACGCCGTGCCGGGCTCGCTGCGGGGATTGCAGCTGACCGTTTACGACATCGAGGAAGCTCGCGAGGTTCTTGCCCAATCCGGGGCCGATATCTCGGAGGTTTTCCACGACGCGGGCGGAGTTTTCCGTCACGCTGGAAGCACGCAGCGGGTGCCCGGGCCCGACCCGCAGCATGCGGACTACGGTTCTTTCGCGGCTTTCAACGATCCTGACGGCAATGAATGGATTCTTCAGGAGATCAGGAATCGGCTGCCGGGCCGATGA
- a CDS encoding VOC family protein, producing MAEISQPTEGMVITHFIVSDDIERSRRFYTEVLGGTVVFSKGPINVALANGFVVINAGGGPTDDKPTVTLATPDDPDRVSSFLNIRVKDIHAVYAEWSARGAQFLTPPKQHQYEIRCYIRDPDGYLIEVGQTTDPNGDWMPSVSEP from the coding sequence TTGGCCGAGATCTCACAGCCCACAGAGGGCATGGTGATCACCCATTTCATCGTGTCGGATGACATCGAGCGTTCCCGACGCTTCTACACGGAAGTGCTCGGCGGAACGGTCGTTTTCTCGAAAGGGCCGATCAATGTCGCACTAGCTAACGGATTCGTCGTCATCAATGCGGGTGGAGGCCCGACCGACGACAAGCCCACCGTGACCCTGGCGACGCCGGACGATCCCGACCGGGTCAGCAGCTTCCTGAATATCCGGGTCAAAGACATCCACGCCGTATACGCAGAATGGAGCGCGCGCGGCGCTCAATTCCTGACGCCGCCGAAGCAGCACCAGTACGAGATCCGTTGCTACATCCGCGATCCCGACGGGTACCTGATCGAGGTCGGACAAACCACCGACCCAAATGGTGACTGGATGCCGTCCGTGTCGGAGCCGTGA
- a CDS encoding S8 family serine peptidase, whose product MSDRAAGHKFKPPVSTRLFRALTVTAVAALVGSGLALAGGRAASAAPAPAPAQAPGTGSGLNLPQPVTHFKPGKYIVTLAQDAAATYTGDVSGYAATKPQPGHKLAPQSAKVKAYSGYLKGQQKKVADAAGVSLGYTYTVALNGFSAQLSAKQAAQLVATKGVVAVTPDAIQHVQAESDYSFLGLDGSSGVWAGVGGTDKAGAGIVVGDIDTGIAPENPSFAGAPLGTTPGAAPYLDGSTITFAKADGNTFHGVCQTGEQFTASDCSTKLIGARYYLDGFGAGNIGNASTGEYVSPRDGDGHGSHTASTAAGNNGVPASIAGTSYGVISGMAPAAKIAAYKACWEGPDPTVTTDDGCATSDLLAAINQAVADGVDVINFSIGGGAATTTVSLTDQAFLGAASAGIFVAAAGGNAGPGASTLDNAAPWETTVAASSIPSYEATATLGNRQAYAGASITVDTTPGATPLTGDLVRADLVANAGVSDAILCGPNSLDPTKVTGKIVFCQRGTYDRVAKSAEVKRAGGIGMLLVNKTPGSTDLDEHSVPTIHLDAQFYDPLSTYAATPGATVTFTPGNTTGVTPPTPQVAGFSSRGPVEADGSDILKPDIAAPGVAIIADGANAQGATPTFQFESGTSMATPHIAGLAALYLGVHPNATPSEIKSAMMTTAYNTVDASGAPVTDPFTQGAGHVDPTKYFNPGLLYLSGTADWYAYIQGIGYDVGVAPIDPSNLNLASISVGAMTAPKTVTRTVTSTQAGTFTAKPISIPGIDAVVSPSTLTFGAAGESQSYSVTFTRTDAPLDSFATGSLDWVSGSTIVHSPIAVRPVTIVAPAAASGTGRDGSVGITVTPGGNGPIALKTSGLATGVTLPDAADKHSPHSGSGTPGAEFSYEVQVPTGVQLQRFDLVAVNKTADLDLTVYLLDGPNGNPVAGWQSATSSSDERVDLPNADAGYYLIYVDDFSGSTAFDMTTYSVLPGAGVGSFAVTPSTLAGVQGMPVTYQASWTKLKKDARYLGLVEYGDTGRTTVVAVSTVEAQPSAPVNTAAPAIKGMAVVGQTLTASPGSWTPNGLKFSYQWQANGKNIAKATSSRYKVTSADQGASITVLVTASKKGLPSASAVSPAVVVKYESTATLSLSKSTVSSGQSVTATVTVTSKAATPPSGAVTLTVDRTTIRTTLDATGTAKVAVPKLSRGNHTLRATYAGNDTIAGSTSNSERLQIKG is encoded by the coding sequence TTGTCGGACAGGGCAGCGGGTCACAAATTCAAGCCACCAGTATCGACACGCCTCTTCAGAGCACTGACCGTCACCGCGGTCGCGGCTCTTGTAGGCTCTGGCCTCGCGCTCGCCGGCGGCCGTGCGGCCTCGGCGGCCCCGGCACCTGCACCTGCCCAGGCGCCGGGCACTGGATCAGGGCTCAACCTGCCGCAGCCGGTCACTCACTTCAAGCCCGGCAAATACATCGTGACCCTTGCGCAGGATGCTGCGGCGACCTACACGGGCGACGTTTCAGGGTACGCGGCGACGAAGCCGCAGCCCGGTCACAAACTGGCCCCGCAATCGGCGAAAGTGAAGGCATACTCCGGCTATCTGAAAGGGCAGCAGAAGAAGGTCGCCGACGCCGCTGGGGTGTCGCTCGGCTACACCTACACGGTCGCACTCAACGGGTTCTCGGCCCAGCTGAGTGCAAAGCAGGCCGCGCAACTTGTGGCGACCAAGGGCGTGGTCGCGGTCACCCCGGATGCGATCCAGCACGTGCAGGCAGAATCGGACTACAGCTTCCTCGGCCTCGACGGCAGCTCCGGAGTCTGGGCGGGAGTCGGCGGAACGGACAAGGCCGGGGCCGGCATCGTCGTCGGTGACATCGACACCGGCATCGCGCCGGAGAATCCGTCGTTTGCCGGTGCACCACTGGGTACCACACCGGGCGCGGCCCCCTACCTGGACGGCAGCACCATCACGTTTGCGAAGGCGGACGGCAACACATTCCACGGCGTCTGCCAGACCGGTGAGCAGTTCACGGCGTCCGATTGCAGCACGAAGCTCATCGGCGCGCGGTATTACCTCGACGGCTTCGGCGCGGGCAATATCGGCAACGCATCGACCGGCGAATACGTCTCGCCGCGTGACGGCGACGGCCACGGATCGCACACGGCGAGCACCGCTGCGGGCAACAACGGCGTGCCCGCGTCGATCGCCGGCACGTCCTACGGCGTGATCTCCGGAATGGCGCCAGCCGCGAAGATCGCCGCATACAAAGCCTGCTGGGAAGGTCCCGACCCGACAGTGACAACCGACGACGGATGCGCCACCAGCGACCTGCTCGCCGCCATCAACCAGGCGGTCGCCGACGGCGTCGACGTGATCAACTTCTCGATCGGTGGCGGTGCGGCCACCACGACGGTGTCCCTGACGGATCAGGCATTCCTGGGCGCGGCATCCGCCGGGATCTTCGTCGCTGCAGCTGGCGGAAATGCCGGACCGGGCGCATCGACGCTGGACAATGCGGCACCGTGGGAGACCACGGTCGCGGCCTCAAGCATCCCGAGCTATGAGGCGACGGCGACGCTCGGCAACAGGCAGGCGTACGCCGGGGCATCCATCACGGTGGATACGACGCCAGGAGCGACCCCTCTGACCGGCGACCTCGTGCGGGCGGACCTCGTGGCCAACGCGGGCGTCAGCGACGCCATCCTGTGCGGACCGAATTCGCTCGACCCAACGAAGGTGACGGGCAAGATCGTGTTCTGCCAACGCGGCACCTATGACCGCGTGGCGAAGTCTGCTGAGGTCAAGCGCGCGGGCGGCATCGGCATGCTGCTGGTCAACAAGACGCCCGGCTCGACCGACCTCGACGAGCACTCGGTGCCGACGATCCACCTCGACGCGCAGTTCTACGACCCGTTGAGCACCTACGCCGCGACACCCGGCGCAACGGTGACGTTCACGCCGGGCAATACGACAGGGGTGACGCCGCCGACCCCGCAGGTCGCCGGATTCTCCAGTCGCGGGCCGGTCGAAGCAGATGGCAGCGACATCCTGAAGCCGGACATCGCGGCGCCGGGCGTCGCGATCATCGCCGACGGCGCGAACGCGCAGGGTGCCACGCCGACGTTCCAATTCGAGTCGGGCACGTCGATGGCCACGCCGCACATTGCTGGGCTCGCGGCGCTGTATCTCGGCGTGCATCCGAATGCGACGCCATCCGAGATCAAGAGCGCGATGATGACGACGGCCTACAACACGGTCGACGCATCCGGCGCCCCCGTAACCGACCCATTCACCCAGGGTGCCGGGCACGTCGACCCGACGAAGTACTTCAACCCGGGGCTGCTCTACTTGAGCGGCACGGCGGATTGGTACGCGTACATTCAGGGCATCGGCTATGACGTTGGGGTCGCCCCGATCGACCCGTCGAACCTGAACTTGGCGTCGATTTCGGTCGGTGCGATGACCGCGCCGAAGACCGTCACCCGCACCGTCACGAGCACGCAAGCCGGCACGTTCACGGCCAAGCCGATCTCGATTCCGGGCATCGACGCGGTCGTCTCACCGTCGACGCTGACGTTCGGCGCAGCAGGTGAGTCGCAGAGCTATTCGGTGACGTTCACCAGAACGGATGCTCCGCTCGACTCGTTCGCGACCGGCTCGCTCGACTGGGTGAGCGGTTCGACCATCGTGCACAGTCCGATCGCGGTGCGACCGGTGACGATCGTGGCGCCGGCGGCGGCATCCGGAACCGGACGAGACGGATCGGTCGGCATCACGGTGACGCCGGGCGGCAATGGGCCAATCGCGCTGAAGACCAGCGGGCTGGCCACCGGAGTGACGCTGCCAGACGCCGCGGACAAGCACAGCCCGCACAGCGGGTCGGGCACGCCGGGCGCCGAGTTCAGCTATGAGGTGCAGGTGCCGACCGGTGTGCAGCTGCAACGGTTCGACCTCGTCGCCGTCAACAAGACGGCCGACCTCGACCTGACCGTGTACCTGCTGGACGGGCCGAATGGCAACCCGGTGGCGGGTTGGCAGTCAGCGACGAGCTCGTCCGATGAGCGTGTCGACCTGCCGAACGCGGATGCCGGCTACTACCTGATCTACGTCGACGACTTCAGCGGATCGACCGCGTTCGACATGACCACCTATTCGGTGCTGCCGGGTGCCGGGGTCGGCTCGTTTGCCGTCACGCCTTCGACGCTCGCGGGCGTTCAGGGTATGCCGGTGACGTATCAGGCGTCGTGGACCAAGCTGAAGAAGGATGCGAGGTATCTCGGCCTCGTTGAGTACGGGGACACCGGTCGCACGACCGTCGTGGCGGTGTCGACGGTCGAAGCCCAGCCGAGTGCCCCGGTCAATACGGCAGCTCCGGCGATCAAGGGTATGGCGGTGGTCGGGCAGACGCTGACGGCGTCGCCGGGCAGCTGGACCCCGAACGGGTTGAAGTTCAGCTATCAGTGGCAGGCCAACGGCAAGAACATCGCCAAGGCGACGTCGTCGCGGTACAAGGTGACGTCGGCCGATCAGGGAGCCAGCATCACCGTACTCGTGACGGCGTCGAAGAAGGGGCTGCCGTCTGCATCGGCAGTGTCGCCGGCGGTGGTTGTGAAATACGAGTCGACGGCCACGCTGTCGCTGTCGAAGTCGACGGTGTCCTCCGGGCAGAGCGTCACGGCGACGGTGACGGTGACGAGTAAGGCGGCGACGCCGCCGTCAGGCGCCGTCACGCTCACCGTCGACCGCACGACGATCCGCACGACACTCGACGCGACGGGTACCGCGAAGGTCGCCGTGCCGAAACTGTCGCGCGGCAATCACACGTTGCGCGCGACGTATGCCGGCAATGACACGATCGCAGGCTCGACGTCGAACAGTGAGAGGTTGCAGATCAAGGGGTAG
- a CDS encoding heavy metal translocating P-type ATPase — MRRIFGFIRRYTVVAITIVVGVVGLVLFFSGLPVVAQWLTTAYAIVIAAMQAWDMLRGLFKGRVGIDILAIIAIAATLAVGEYWASLVIVLMLSGGEALEDFASQRARREVSALLERTPVQAHRVATDESIVDVPIDEVAIGDVLLVRPAEVVPVDGLLMTEAASVDESSLTGESLPVELMRGASVMSGSVNGPSVFTMRASAVAADSQYQRVVALVGAAAESRAPIVRLADRFAVPFTLVALAIAGLAWWLSGDPVRFAEVMVVATPCPLLIAAPVAFIAGMSRSAKAGVIVKGGGTLEQLSRVRTVGFDKTGTLTHGTPDVVDVRPSGGLDAGTGGVAAGLRADELLSLVASVEQYSSHVLAASILATATRRGLTIHPGTDAAESATNGVEATVEGRRVAVGKRAFIAGLGAVIDSPLPVGGQLAVYVAVDGQYAGEVILADRVRENAAATVQRLRELGVRDILMLTGDLRPTAEHVAQQVGIEHVEAECLPEDKVRIVSGATERPVMMVGDGVNDAPVLASADIGVAMGARGSTAASESADVVIMLDDIGKTVRAVEIGRATTRVALESIWIGIGLSIGLMIVATFGLLPAIVGAVLQEVVDLATILWALRALGGPAERALVGARAVSAGAASGEAGASGVASGAAGSGAAGSSGVGSGGPAVGSTNVSSAKRR; from the coding sequence ATGCGCCGAATATTCGGGTTCATCCGTCGGTACACGGTCGTCGCCATCACGATCGTTGTCGGCGTCGTCGGCCTTGTTCTGTTCTTCAGTGGCTTGCCGGTGGTGGCGCAGTGGCTGACCACGGCTTACGCGATCGTGATCGCCGCGATGCAGGCGTGGGACATGCTACGCGGCCTGTTCAAGGGCCGGGTCGGCATAGACATCCTCGCGATCATCGCTATCGCGGCTACGCTGGCGGTAGGTGAGTACTGGGCGAGCCTGGTGATCGTACTCATGCTCTCCGGCGGCGAAGCGCTGGAGGACTTCGCAAGCCAGCGCGCTCGCCGCGAGGTCAGCGCTCTGCTGGAGCGCACGCCCGTGCAGGCGCACCGGGTGGCAACGGACGAGTCGATCGTGGACGTTCCGATCGACGAGGTGGCGATCGGCGATGTACTGCTTGTGCGTCCGGCCGAGGTTGTGCCCGTAGATGGGCTCTTGATGACGGAGGCCGCATCCGTCGACGAGTCATCGCTGACCGGCGAGAGCTTGCCGGTCGAGTTGATGCGCGGCGCATCCGTCATGAGCGGGTCGGTCAACGGCCCGAGCGTGTTCACGATGCGGGCGAGCGCGGTCGCGGCCGACAGCCAGTACCAGCGGGTGGTCGCTCTGGTCGGCGCCGCCGCGGAATCGCGAGCGCCGATCGTGCGCCTGGCCGACCGGTTCGCTGTGCCGTTCACGCTCGTCGCGCTCGCGATCGCGGGGCTGGCCTGGTGGCTGAGTGGAGACCCGGTGCGCTTCGCCGAAGTGATGGTGGTCGCCACCCCGTGCCCGTTGCTGATCGCGGCTCCCGTCGCGTTCATCGCCGGAATGAGTCGCAGCGCGAAAGCCGGTGTGATCGTGAAAGGAGGCGGCACGCTCGAGCAGTTGTCGCGCGTGCGCACGGTCGGGTTCGACAAGACCGGCACGTTGACGCACGGCACTCCGGACGTCGTCGACGTGCGCCCCAGCGGCGGATTGGACGCGGGCACAGGCGGTGTCGCTGCCGGGCTGAGGGCCGACGAGCTGCTGAGCCTGGTCGCAAGCGTCGAGCAGTACTCGAGTCACGTGCTTGCGGCGTCGATTCTCGCGACGGCGACGCGGCGTGGGCTCACCATCCATCCGGGAACGGATGCGGCGGAGAGCGCGACCAACGGCGTCGAAGCGACGGTGGAGGGTCGACGAGTCGCGGTCGGCAAGCGCGCATTCATCGCGGGTCTCGGCGCCGTGATCGACTCTCCGCTGCCGGTCGGCGGGCAGCTTGCCGTCTACGTGGCGGTCGACGGGCAGTATGCGGGAGAGGTCATCCTGGCGGACCGGGTGCGTGAGAACGCCGCCGCAACGGTGCAACGGTTGCGTGAACTCGGTGTGCGGGACATCCTGATGCTCACCGGCGATCTGCGTCCTACCGCCGAGCATGTGGCGCAGCAGGTCGGCATCGAGCATGTCGAGGCCGAGTGTCTGCCCGAGGATAAGGTGCGCATCGTCAGCGGGGCGACCGAGCGCCCGGTGATGATGGTCGGTGACGGTGTTAATGATGCGCCGGTACTGGCATCCGCTGACATCGGGGTGGCGATGGGGGCGAGGGGGTCCACGGCTGCGAGCGAGTCGGCGGATGTCGTCATCATGCTCGACGACATCGGCAAGACCGTGCGGGCGGTCGAGATCGGGCGTGCGACGACGCGCGTCGCGCTTGAGAGCATCTGGATCGGCATCGGTTTGAGCATCGGGCTGATGATCGTCGCCACGTTCGGGTTGCTGCCTGCGATCGTCGGGGCCGTGCTGCAAGAGGTCGTGGATCTGGCCACGATTCTGTGGGCGCTGCGGGCGCTTGGTGGACCGGCTGAACGGGCGCTCGTCGGGGCGCGGGCCGTGTCGGCGGGGGCGGCGTCGGGAGAGGCCGGCGCGAGTGGGGTGGCGTCGGGCGCGGCTGGGTCGGGCGCGGCTGGGTCGAGTGGTGTTGGGTCGGGCGGGCCGGCGGTGGGCAGCACGAACGTGTCCTCCGCCAAGCGTCGTTGA
- a CDS encoding class I SAM-dependent DNA methyltransferase, producing MADLTSGLSPDLPFLSETRTSYDTVAADYAELLADELAAKPLDRALLTAFAELVGAGPVADLGCGPGRITAYLHGLGLDVFGVDLSPGMLAEAGRRHPELRFEEGSLLALDSADASLAGIVAWYSIIHTPLELLPKVFAEFHRTLAGGGQLLLAFQAGDEMVRLTQAYGHEVALDAYRLPPDGITELLVEAGFTVHARVLREPGAGEKTPQAYLMAQS from the coding sequence GTGGCCGATCTGACAAGCGGGCTAAGCCCCGACCTGCCGTTTCTGAGCGAGACGAGAACGTCCTATGACACGGTAGCTGCCGACTACGCCGAGCTGCTCGCCGATGAGCTGGCCGCCAAGCCGCTGGATCGGGCGTTGCTGACCGCCTTCGCAGAACTCGTCGGCGCCGGACCCGTCGCGGACCTCGGCTGCGGCCCTGGCCGGATCACTGCTTACCTGCACGGCCTCGGGCTCGACGTGTTCGGCGTGGATCTGTCGCCGGGGATGCTTGCCGAAGCCGGCCGACGGCATCCGGAATTGAGGTTCGAAGAGGGGTCTTTGCTCGCGCTCGATTCTGCGGATGCGTCGCTCGCCGGAATCGTGGCGTGGTACTCCATCATCCACACGCCGCTCGAGCTGCTGCCGAAGGTGTTCGCCGAGTTTCATCGCACGCTCGCGGGCGGCGGGCAGCTGTTGCTCGCGTTCCAGGCGGGGGACGAAATGGTGCGTTTGACACAGGCTTACGGACATGAGGTGGCGCTTGACGCGTACCGGCTGCCGCCCGACGGCATCACCGAGTTGCTGGTGGAAGCCGGGTTCACCGTACACGCGCGCGTGCTGCGTGAACCCGGTGCGGGGGAGAAGACGCCGCAGGCTTACCTCATGGCGCAGAGTTAG
- a CDS encoding GNAT family N-acetyltransferase, whose amino-acid sequence MTTRVTPHSHVPPGFEFSDDATRMDRARIHQWLSAESYWAAGRLRTIQDAAIDASRNFGIFRAGTGEQVAYARVVTDGVTFAWLCDVFVDSSVRGTGIGVALIDGVCSALEPRHLQRITLATADAHGLYRKFGFEPLAASERWMTKEAQPPRNRQPNSAP is encoded by the coding sequence GTGACGACCAGAGTGACACCGCATTCGCACGTTCCACCCGGCTTCGAGTTCTCCGATGACGCCACCCGAATGGATCGCGCACGCATCCACCAGTGGCTCTCCGCCGAGTCCTATTGGGCCGCCGGCAGGCTGCGAACCATCCAGGATGCCGCGATCGACGCCTCGCGCAACTTCGGCATCTTCCGCGCCGGCACCGGCGAACAGGTCGCCTACGCCCGCGTCGTCACCGACGGCGTGACGTTCGCCTGGCTCTGCGACGTGTTCGTCGACAGCTCCGTGCGCGGCACCGGCATCGGCGTCGCCCTCATAGACGGAGTCTGCTCCGCGCTCGAACCCCGCCACCTGCAACGCATCACGCTGGCAACCGCGGATGCCCACGGCCTGTACCGCAAATTCGGTTTCGAGCCGCTCGCGGCTTCAGAAAGATGGATGACAAAGGAGGCGCAGCCGCCGCGCAACCGGCAGCCTAACTCTGCGCCATGA
- a CDS encoding class I SAM-dependent methyltransferase has protein sequence MSQADRTRERLIETYRKKAKHYDVTSRLYPAPGYPQRAQRLRAVRALGLRAGDTVVDIACGTGLNFPLVQEAIGPDGRIVGVDLTDAMLARAQDRVKANGWSNVSLVQADAAEFGFPAEVDAILSTYALTQVPGCAQVIAHGAAALAGGGRWAVLDLKIPDSTPGWLSRLGVAVVRTSASLDEWIMRRPWETIRAAMQDTLTDPSWTELCFGTAFLAAGSGPEPIPPRRHRARIDP, from the coding sequence GTGAGCCAGGCCGACCGCACCCGGGAGCGCCTGATCGAGACTTATCGCAAAAAGGCCAAACATTACGATGTCACCTCTCGGCTCTACCCTGCGCCCGGCTACCCGCAGCGGGCGCAGCGCTTGCGTGCTGTTCGGGCATTGGGCCTCCGCGCGGGTGACACGGTGGTCGACATCGCCTGTGGCACGGGCTTGAACTTTCCGCTGGTCCAGGAGGCGATCGGTCCCGACGGCCGGATCGTCGGCGTGGATCTGACCGACGCGATGCTCGCGCGCGCCCAGGACCGGGTCAAGGCGAACGGCTGGAGCAACGTCAGTCTCGTGCAGGCCGACGCGGCCGAGTTCGGCTTCCCGGCCGAGGTCGACGCGATCCTGTCCACCTACGCCCTGACCCAGGTGCCCGGGTGTGCACAGGTCATCGCTCACGGTGCCGCGGCCCTGGCCGGCGGCGGTCGCTGGGCAGTACTGGATCTCAAGATCCCGGACAGCACGCCTGGCTGGCTGTCGCGGCTCGGAGTCGCGGTGGTGCGCACGTCCGCCTCGCTCGATGAGTGGATCATGCGCCGTCCGTGGGAGACGATCCGCGCGGCCATGCAAGACACGCTGACTGATCCCTCCTGGACTGAGTTGTGCTTCGGCACGGCGTTCCTCGCCGCCGGGTCCGGCCCTGAACCGATCCCCCCTCGCCGACACCGTGCCAGAATCGACCCGTGA
- a CDS encoding SRPBCC family protein, whose protein sequence is MTIRTESRITVAAAVSDVWAYIADVARWSEWAPTVLECRIRGGGTLQPGAWVEQRAKDLGFNHRRREQVTAVDAPNSMAFAGTMGTSVARWGMEFEPAGEAHTDGHIDARTEAHTDEHTDEHTNAMMWVEVDLANVMRAIPGRALQRQVQRVSNIEMAAIKAAIESDAQSDAQSDAQSSPQADRHAGSGPP, encoded by the coding sequence ATGACAATCAGAACCGAGAGCCGCATCACAGTCGCCGCGGCCGTCAGCGACGTGTGGGCATATATCGCTGACGTCGCACGCTGGTCGGAGTGGGCGCCAACTGTGCTCGAATGCCGGATTCGGGGCGGCGGCACGCTGCAGCCCGGCGCGTGGGTGGAGCAACGGGCGAAGGACCTGGGATTCAATCACCGCAGGCGTGAGCAGGTAACCGCGGTTGACGCGCCCAACTCGATGGCGTTCGCCGGCACGATGGGCACGTCCGTGGCGCGCTGGGGAATGGAGTTCGAGCCAGCGGGCGAGGCGCACACAGACGGGCACATAGATGCACGCACAGAGGCGCACACAGACGAGCACACAGACGAGCACACAAACGCCATGATGTGGGTGGAGGTCGACCTCGCCAATGTCATGCGCGCCATCCCCGGCCGGGCCCTGCAGAGGCAGGTTCAGCGCGTGAGCAATATCGAGATGGCGGCGATCAAGGCCGCGATCGAGTCAGACGCGCAGTCAGACGCGCAGTCAGACGCGCAGTCAAGCCCGCAGGCAGACCGGCACGCGGGCTCGGGGCCACCGTGA